GCTTATTTGAAGAGTTGGGGGATGCAAAACATCCCTAAACATCCCCTGTCTCCGCCTCTGCATATATGTGACTTTTTTTTTCCCTTCCTAACTTGTCATAACTAGCATATCAATTTGGCAAATCGATTGATTGTGAGACGACTATAAAACGGAGTAACATACCTACTTGTAGTATATACGTCAAGTATAGCATTACTATGGTACGtgaataccaaaaaaaaaaaaaaaaaagtattttagtgTGTTAAGTAATGTACTTTGTATGGGATGGTTCAACGAATTTAACTCTTATCCTTTTGTTATTTATTACTCTAATAAAAGCTTCACCACGTAAtcctttatcaaaaaaaaaaaaaaaaaaaaaaaacggatgGTTCAACGAAtttaccgtgttttctttaaataaaaaaaaaaataactttattTAGAATTTACATGTTCAAAATCAAATTTCACTAGTAACTAACATTTGTTAACGAGGAAAAAAGCAAAAAATGCTCACTGTAATCCGATTAAATTTCATAAATCTGAATAAAAAAGTATTTACCTTCTCTAGGTTGTATCTTCTAAGTAGTATGAAGAGAAAGTTTTATCCGTTTACCTCGTTACTTGTTTAAATATATTCAAATGCATACCTCAAAACTGTGAGTATAACTTAAGGTCAGGCTTAAATCCGATTATGAGTAATAAGAGACGGAAGCTTTTAGGTGTTTTTTTAATGAACCAATAGAATAGATTGAATGAGATGAATAAAGACAAAAGATTGAGAGTAAGATTAGACGGGAGGTATAGAGACGGCATCGACTGATTAGGCATCGGGATCAATCCCTCAACTCTGATTACCATAATATAGAATGTATATTCTCgtgaatattattgataatattagtcTTATTTATAACATAACTTTAAAAAATCTAACTGACCCAATTTTACAATTGGACTTGGCCTGACCAAGTTATACTCTAACAAAAAAAAACATTTGTAAACGTTTACACTTTTTCAATCTTTGGTCAAACTttaatataattagaatattatacaCAAATTTTAGGAACTAAAAGACACACTTGAAAGTCAAAGAACAAGAATGTAACTTCCTTCAAATTCAGGGATACTTCGTTTTTCCATCCTCGAACCTCACTCACTCAAATTATCACTTGTATAAATCTTCTTCAATCACACCTTACTTTCTACCTCAAATTACCAATTCATCAATTCAACCTAATAAACAAAATATGGATTCTTCTCATCAATCTTCAAGTATTGTAGACATCATTCATCACCACCTTCTTGTAGACGACCAATCGTTCCTTCAAACATACCCGTTTATCCCAAATAACGATTTCGTTCATTTTAATGAAGTGTCATACACTAGTTCATCGTCATCTTCTATTTCTGATCACTCTGTCATTACTACCCAGAGTGCCGGTAATAATAGTACCGTTACTAGTACTGGTACTAGCAATTCTATTAACGAAAGAaaacttttattaaatattttaGTTCCACCCCCTCCACTAACAAAAACAAAGGGGGTGGACACAGTAAAACATTATAGAGGAGTGAGACAACGTCCATGGGGAAAATTTGCAGCCGAAATTCGTGACCCAAATAAAAAAGGTACTAGAGTGTGGTTAGGGACATTTGACACGGCCATAAAAGCAGCAAAAGCGTACGATCAGGCATCCTTTAAGCTTCGTGGTAGTAAAGCTATATTAAACTTCCCATTGGATATCGGGCATGGGGTAGTGGAGGTTCCGACAACGATAAATGCCGGCCGGAAAAGGGTTGTCGACGAAACACAAGTGGTCCATGTTGAAAATGTTAAAAAACCTAAAGTTGAACCGGAAACAGAAACCGTTAAGACGGATGGTAATGTTGTGGGGCCGTTAACGGCGTCAAATTGGACGGCTGTTTGTGATTTTTGTGACGGTAACGGAAAGGGAATTTTTGAGGTGCCGCCGTTATCACCTTATCCCAATATGAACTTCTCTTCTGGTTGTGTTGTTGGCTAACTGAGGTTTTAACGGCGTTTACTAAATATAGAAAGATTTAGCGTCCACGTGGAGACATTAGTCATGTCAGGCGAAAAAGGAAACGTTCTGATAGTACTCGATATTCATTTGATTTGTTGATTCTTTGTATGGGTTGAAAAATAGTGTAATATTTTTTTGTAATAAATAGTACTTCTATACAACTATTACAGTTTTTAACTTGTACGTGAATTCACAAGTTAGTGTAGTAATTTTTTATACACGTCAtttttttaaaatatgaatatgtGTGTTCTGAAATTTAACAAGTATGATGCCAaggtaattaaaattaaaaaaatcttttttatagTTACTCCGTAATTCAGGAGCGGATTTGAGGGCGTGCAACACGTGCGCTCGCACAGGGCCCATAATCCAAAGGGGCCTATAGTGCTAGTACTTAACCAAATTTTTTAGTGTTTACTAAACTTATTCGTACATATATTTAAAACTTTTGTATACAAAAAGTCATATTTTTCGTTAATTGAACAGGGCCCATATGAAAAATTAGAATTGACGAGACGGCTCTGCTCCGTATAAGCATACCCTACATATTATAGATGTTTGCGATAGGCATTACACATTTTCCTTTATTAATTTGAAAAAATAATTAATTTCATTGAAATAATTGCTTGTTTACAGTGAAATGATTGCTTGTTTACGTAGTAATgaattcataatatatatatatatatatatatatatatatatatatatatatatatatatatatatatatatatatatatatatatatatatatatatatatgtatatatatatatgtatgtatatatatatatatatatattatatatatatatatagtgatgagTTGATGATATTGTCAATGTATGACTTACTCTTGTCACGTGTGTTTAAGTTGACTGTATAAATAATTGATTATGTATGATAATAGTGACAATTTGAATTTATATACTCCGTATAACACCAACTAATAACTTATTGGTATTGCTAGATTATTATTAAAACCATATAATTATTTCTGCTTTATTAGGATTATATTTTCTTTAAGGGTTAAAGTCATAAATAGatcatatactttcatttttgtttcaatgtaggctatatatcccaaaaaataccaatgtaggttatatactcttaaaaattgtatcgatgtacacaaatttaacaagttacctgctgaaccggtaatgTTAattattttaacattttttttttcattttatatcgctacaaataggtcatatactttcagttttgttccgatgtaggtaggctatatactttcagttttgttccgatgtaggctatatactttcagttttgttccgatgtatcacAAACGTCATTCTCCACGTAGGATGCCACATCATCGTTTAGTTGTTTATCCGGTTAATAAGTTTTATCCGttcatattagtacactttatgaaagtatatagcctacattggtatttttcggggtatatagcctacattggaataaaaatgaaagtatatgacctatatttatggctttaacccttTTTGTAATAAAGAAGTTAAATTTTAAGAGTAAAGGTAGAGACATTTTAAGAATTTTTATTGGCGACGGTCATATTGAGTGTCTTTAACGTACATTAAATTATTATACATAGCGGTTATTAACTACTGACTTTTTAACTGGCGGTTATCAATCTATATAATCATCTAATGCGTGGACACTGCAAACTGTAAGGTTGTAGTGAACAATCTTATTTTAAATACCTAATAATTTCATCAAAGCAAGTTGTACTTTTActtagaccactcccaaccatgacgcaCTTCCTTCCCGGGACACAccgagtaacatcaccatcagcccgtagtatgatattgtccgctttggacacaagccgatcaccgacgggctacccgcgcacgagtacaaccccggatcgcacttctacctcacggatttgcttctcgggtaaacaccctcaaaacgcgtcataccagaagaggtatccacacccttataaggagtgctttgttttcctctcccaccgatgtgggacgagtctgttacaactctccccccttcgggacactgcgtccccgcagtgcacatcgatgcgggccccagctctgataccataagtaacatcaccatcagcccgtagtatgatattgtccgctttggacacaagccgatcatcgacgggctacccgcgcacgagtacaactccggatcgcacttctacctcacggatttgcttctccggtaaacaccctcaaaacgcgtcataccagaagaggtatccacacccttataaggagtgctttgtttttcctctcccaccgatgtgggacgagtctgttacacaccgccacatcagctttctctctccatttatttttcactTCCTCCCCATCACATACTCACTACATACTTCCTCCCCATCACATAcccacaaaattaattaattaattaatgtacaAGTTGTTAATGGTGTGGTACAAGTGAATAAAGCAGAGAGATAGAAAACAAGCGTCCTCAAAATTTCCTGGGGAAGAAATGAGGCAGGGCGGAGTGAATGAGGAAGTTTGAGGAAGCTTGAGGGCGGAGTGAATGCCAACGGCGCCCTCGAGGGCGGAGTTGAGAAAGCTTGAGGACGGGGCCCGTTGGGAGTGGTCTTATAAGCGACGTTCGCACTTCCCTACCATATCCATCCACTTGTATGTCCACGGTCGTGCGAATTCATCAAGTTGAGCCAAATTTAGACTGTTCTTAACTATTATTCAAATCTTCAATTAACATCCATAATTCAACACATAAAGATACAATAAATAAAACGTATGTCGTAATTTCACATAGCTTTCATAATTGTTATGCATACACAGATACAAAATGaacaaaaaagaagaaaaaaaattaagaagTTGCAACTAATacatgtaataatatttatattttaacatTGTATCGTTGCTCATGTGTtaggttgtgatgacccggaaatttctgatcaaatttaaacttaatctttgtatgattaacatttccgacacgataagcaaagtctgtaaaactgaatctcaaaatttttaaactattcaaatacctttcggttattctcaacgattcgcgaaccattatatgtaaatagatacatatatatattataacttgaaaatgtaacaaagttttaattgcatgataccgtacattaaacttattggtttatatatctatttgaatatatatgatttcaagttatttagtaaacgataataacattcgattattgattcgattgatatttagataagttaactaaaacatttaagatgaaccagtaaaacactaatttgctacagtgttttcaaattgccacattactcaaaatgctacagtgttttcgaaaatcactatttgctacagtgaaattgattttgctacagtgaattgctacagtaaaaattgactttgctacagtaaaatactattttaaaatgtattttaacaaatagcgagacaatgatttatagaagtaaatgaccaaaacactcaaatatataagttataatttgagtgatataatttagggataatttaagttatattgtgacaaaggtacgagtcacaaaacgaaaagtactagttttctaagcgtacaaaaatgcgttcgagaaaccggaaccgggacataagtcgagtgatgacgtacgacttatcggaacgaaaattacaaatcaactatgcacgtgaatttaatataatatataattaattatataaattatatatattatattaatatttaattatgtcgacgaactacaaaacaaatcaaatgtgagctgtcatttaagctcatgcgatcgcatgagcataccaaagaaactccatgcgatcgcatggaggctggatccagaaaacatctataaattcagtcgaattcgttccattttttttcacatatattactccgtataatatttattattattattattattattattattattattattattattattattattaatcttattatttttattattagtgttattatttttgcgatacaaaaataataatgtacataaaatattacgacggagtgctgtccaagtaattttcaaaacgagttccaagcgagctagagctaaggaaaatatgggttattaccaaggaggttatgggtaatgttcgggggtatttttgtgaagcaaatctcgtgtttatcatctccgatgcgtctacgtgcttttctacaatattgtatatcaatattaaacagtgagtttcatatgatcccttttactctctacatttttgggctgagaatacatgcaaatgctttataaactaatttacaatatttatatgcgtgagtttcatttgctccctttttaattgcttttgcaatatatatttttgggctgagaatacatgcactttattttaaacgcaatggatacaagtacatactaaattctacactgagtttgaaccgaaaatcccttagctttggtaactagtaactgccagttataagaactggtgggcgcgagtagtagtatatggatccatagggcttgatatccccgtccgagctagagcactagccttttaacggacgtatgctatttgagaagcgtacacgttggtttgcgtgtattattaagatgattatacaaagggtacaaattatatatacgttaagtttagttaccagggtgctcaatttcgtagaatattttgataaacgtttctggatgaaacaactgaaatcttgtgatccatctttatatacagattatgcgaaacatacaaactatgaactcaccaacctttgtgttgacacttgttagcatgtttattctcaggttccctagaagtcttccgcagtttgcttatatgatagataagctatgtgcatggagtattatatggcatatttttcaagaaaacgttgcattcaccaattcatcatcatgtaccttattttgactgtattgtcaacagatgtattattgtaaaccatttaaatggtgattgtctatacgtagaaatcatcagatgttaaaaacctggaatttatatattcatttatgaaataccttttcaaacgaatacaatgttacaaaatgtatcacatagaggtcaaatacctcgcaatgaaatcaatgaatgacgtgttcgtccatatggatttggagcgatcgtcacataggtCAAGAGTTCGACTCTAATGGGGTGCATCATTGCACACAAGATTGCTCCTTTACCCTTGAATTTCACCCAAAGGTGCCTTctgcacatcgcgttgcgggggcagtggggGATGGGCGTGTTACCGCTCATGCCCTCGGATTGTGTCAGGTTTCCTCCTGGGCAACAGTTGGTGTGTGGGGGGGGGAATGCAACTGTGAGAGATGAACACATCGGTGGTTAAGTCCCCCTAATCCCGtagtgcttttaaaaaaaaaaaaaaatttatttatggAAGCTAAGAACCTAAATTGTTAAATGTTACTGTATGTTTGTTAGTACAAATACCTCTGTATCGAATTGTTTTGTTAATGAGAAATCAATCATAATAATTTCTAATAGTCACCACATAGTAGATTTTTTTAACTAACTAGTACAAAAAACAATTTAATTTACAATTCAAGTATTTTCAAAATCAAGTTTTACTAAACAGGTATAACCGGCCTTAGAAAGGCCGGTTTGACATATATCACATTAAAACGATGTTGGTACCACCAGTTTGACATGGTGTTCATGTCAGCAAAAGGAGTGAACGTATGTCGCCATGTCATAACAAACAAGTTTTTACAAAGCCGGTTAGGGCACTTTTCATGACAGTTGACAAACCGGCTTTGCCAACAATGGTTTGTCACACTCTTTTGAGCAGCCATTGTACAATCTAAATTGTGTTCTCTCGTTAGCCACTAAATTACTGTGTATAGTCTCGTCTGTCAGTAAATTATTGCATGGGAAAGCAATTTGATGAAACCTTATTTTGGTATGTTTGGTTTAGATAGTTTTATCGATATTTAATAGTATACGCATTTTCAATTTTATCataacataatacaaatgaaaacttcatcttcatcatcatcgtcatcatcattcactAATCAAATTCAATCACAACAGAATATCCATTATATTTAATACTCATAAATCAATAGTCTCAATAGATTTGATGGCTTATTTTCGTCCAATTATGATTCATCTTGTTTGGGGTGGTGGAATTACCTTTATCAATGGTAGGCTTACTAGTGATGTTCAATCACTAAAAAATTGCTTTCCACTCTTTTACAAGGTTAATttagacatgttgaccaacatgaTATACAAGTATGTTGATGTACAACCAGATTCGTGTACATTGAAACTCATTATGTGGTACGATTTTTGTAGTGGTCCATGTAGAAATGAAATCACAAACGATGCAAATTTGGAAATAATTTATTATTTGGTTGCGCATGATGCAAATTATCATGCTCAATTTGAAGTTCAATTTTCTGACCAACGAATCATTTTCACACAATAATCTACTTTTGTGGATCAGTTGCATAATATTATACGTTTTTCACACGTTGTTAAAACTGAGGATGTTTCACACTTACTCAAGGATTGTATTTCAAGACGAAGGTGACGTTGAATAACTCGGTCTCGTGAAGATGTAGATGAAGATGAAGCTGAACAAACTGACGATACAAGGTCCAATTATAGTGTGGAAGAAGAAGCTTCAAAAGATGACGGAAATGGGGCCGGGGTGCAACAACCTCCATAAATCACTAATACCGTAGTATCACGTTTCGGTTTTATTAATGACGAAGATGATGATCTTACTACAATTACATTCGACGAAAGTGATGAACAAGAGTATGATTGTTGGAATAAAGAGGATGTTGATATTCGGAAAAAGATGGCTTTAAATCAAAGCTGAACTTCTATATGTTGTACGATTGTGGAATATCAAGCTTAATAGATAAATAACTATTGATGATAGTAGGCCAACATATTTTTACGCAAAATGCTTTTAGAGCGGGTAACTCAAGTATTTAGTTAATTCATTATATGTTTTTATCAGTCATAAGTCATTATCTATTTTATCTAGAAGGGAGACCATTATCTATGTTTATTTACATAACATGTGTgtttaatatttaaaaaaattatttcACTGTGTATTGCAAATATAATTGTTAAAAAACCACAcaaaattaatatttagataacATACTAGCATAGCACATACAACACAAACACAATACATATTACGTTACCCCATAACATTTGCCATATGTACAGTATGAGATTCGACATTTTCGCGTAGGTTTAGATAATTATATAAGATTGTATAAAACATTTCAAAAGTCAATGGATCCAAAGACGTTTCCCTCATGTCTTGCATCCGGTTAAGAATGATGTTTCCAACTTCAAATGGTGTACCATCCATGATTCAAAAAAACATTAGTGCCTCTATAATCTAGTCGCTTGTCCTCGACGGGTATGCTCCGGATAACTCTGTAAATTTTCTTTGCACCGGTCTTCAGTTGACAAACAAAACCATTGAAGCATTTAAACCGTATACACGTGAATCAGTTACGGCAGATTCTATAGCGTCGTTTATGTCCATACGTGTGTAGAGTTTAGAAACGAGAGAATGACACAAGCAAAACTTGATAACAACAGTTGGGAGACCAAATGCAGTTTTGATGATTTTCGGGTCCCAGACGTAACCTTGGCCATCAAGGATGGAATGTACCATTTTAACGCTCGCACGACGTTTGTATTCGAAAAGATTTTAGAACTCCGGAACGCGAGCCGTAAAACGGAGAAGTTGTCATTTGTAAGACAAGATAGGCAAATAATCTCAAACATTCTGTACTCTCGATAATGTGTTGTTCGATTTGGAATTGAAATTTGATAACTTTCGGTTTCAATTGCCCTCCAATTAACATCATGACAAtacatattaaattacaagttaaaaacgaACAAAATAGATGAGCGAAGTATTTGTGAAAATATAAATCATAGGTAGTCTATTTATATCGTGGCAAGAACTAGGGTTACAAAAATTAGGGTTTACCTAAATCGGCCTTGAGAAATCCAGTTTGCTTTTGTGCCAAAAACTCAATCAAACCAGCGCTGCTAACACCGGTTTGACACAATGTCAGATATTCAGCTAATGTCTCAGTACACGTAGCATGCATGTTGGATAAACCGACGCAACAAACACCAGTTTGGGTTAACATGGTACAAACCGGTGTTCCAAACACCGATTATACATGTTTCGTAAATTACATTATTCTTATTACTTTTACTACATAGTTGATTAAATTTAATACCATTTAATAAAAAATTCGCACATAGTAACATAGTAGTAGGTGTCCTTCAGTTCTTACAATAAGTATCATCTTTCAAATatcaataacaatatatatatatatatatatatatatatatatatatatatatatatatatatatatatatatatatatatatatatatatatatatatattatgcagTGATTAAAAAAAGAGTCATAAACGGTTAAGATAAATGTTACAATAGATAATAATTTTAGGATAAATTATTCATGTCTTATTATTGTTTTACTCTTTTCATTTTCTCGTTTTAAAACTACACAAATAGTCCTTAAAGACATTATTTATTCTCAATTACATTATTAGCTCTAACGAAAGTTAATTGTTCCGTTAAGTTTAAAGTTAGGACTACTCACCATCATCTCTCTCGAATTAACAACATTAGTGACAACATCAACCCATTTACTTACGTATGGGTTGATGCGGCttagtttttatctttttattttttGAAAGTCAAGTATTATTAAAGAACGAAGAAAcaaaactagcaagaagctagcatACACACGGGGCCACGCCCAAACACACAAACAACCAAAATACGAGAAAACCTAAATAACACGAGAAGGGCTACGCCCTCAAGTCCCTAACCAATGCTACGAAGGACCCAAAACGAAACCCATACACGAAATTCTACAAACAAAAACAACCCCGAAACCACATACACCACAATAATCGAAGAAGACTATGTTTCCGAATCCGAGGCAGAGCACGATGAGGAACACAAGCAGCAGCACGAGCAGCAATCAACTTCACCATCGACGTCCTCCGAGTTTTCCATCACATCATTAATCAGATACCTATCTTGCCAACGATATCTATCCCGACATCTATTACGCTTCAACTTTGATCTTCCCCAAACATATTTGAGGAAATGACTTTTAATTAATGGTTTGAATTTCCTCATCTTACCACGAAAATGAGAGACCGTGATAGGTGTTGAAATATTATCCGAGTTATCCCCGAGATCAGAAGATGTCTCAACATCGCTCCCATCGTCCAAATCAGTTTCACCACCAGGCCCATCGTTAGATGCAATTgggctaatattattagtatccgaGCTACAAGTTGAGATTATGTTAGATTCAAGCCCATCTTCATAATGGGTTGGCCCATTTGTAGAGTTTTGATGCAAcggaggtgaaatgtcccgttcatattgattataaacgttccatattaattgatttcgttgcgaggttttgacctctatatgagacgtttttcaaagactgcattcatttttaaaacaaccataacctttattttatcaataaaggtttcaaaagcattacgtagattatcaaataatgataatctaaaatatactgtttacacacgaccattacataatggtttacaatagaaatatattacatcgacatatgtttcttgaatgcagtttttacataatatcatacaaacatgaactccaaatcttgtccttattttagtatgcaacagcggaagctcttaatattcacctgagaataaacatgctttaaacgtcaacaaaaatgttggtgagttataggtttaacctatatatatcaaatcgtaacaatagaccacaagatttcatatttcaatatacatcccatacatagagataaaaatcattcatatggtgaacacctggtaaccgacattaacaagatgcatatataagaatatccccatcattccgggacacccttcggatatgatataaatttcgaagtactaaagcatccggtactttggatggggtttgttaggcccaatagatctatctttaggattcgcgtcaattagggtgtctgttccctaattcttgaaaggacccgttcatatacattataaacgattcacaatagttgattacattgcgaggtatttgacctctatatgatacattttacaaacattgtattcgtttttaaaagacaaactttctttacatcgaaaattgacaggcatgcataccatttcataatatccactatccaactataaattgatttaataataatctttgatgaactcaatgactcgaatgcaacgttcttcgaaatatgctatgaaagactccaagtaatatctttaaaatgagcaaatgcacagcggaagatttctttaacacctgagaataaacatgctttaaagtgtcaaccaaaaggttggtgagttcattagtttatcataatcatttatttccatcattttaatagaccacaagaatttcatttacagttcttataaatatacgtcccatgcatagagacaaaaataatcattcatatggtgaacacctggtaaccgacattaactagatacatataagaatatcccctatcattccgggatcctccttcggacatgatataaatttcgaagtactaaagcatccggtactttggatggggtttgttaggcccaatagatctatctttaggattcgcgtcaattagggtgtctgttccctaattcttagattaccagactttaataaaaaggggcatattcgatttcgata
This genomic window from Rutidosis leptorrhynchoides isolate AG116_Rl617_1_P2 chromosome 2, CSIRO_AGI_Rlap_v1, whole genome shotgun sequence contains:
- the LOC139892950 gene encoding ethylene-responsive transcription factor ERF105-like is translated as MDSSHQSSSIVDIIHHHLLVDDQSFLQTYPFIPNNDFVHFNEVSYTSSSSSSISDHSVITTQSAGNNSTVTSTGTSNSINERKLLLNILVPPPPLTKTKGVDTVKHYRGVRQRPWGKFAAEIRDPNKKGTRVWLGTFDTAIKAAKAYDQASFKLRGSKAILNFPLDIGHGVVEVPTTINAGRKRVVDETQVVHVENVKKPKVEPETETVKTDGNVVGPLTASNWTAVCDFCDGNGKGIFEVPPLSPYPNMNFSSGCVVG